From the Salvelinus alpinus chromosome 12, SLU_Salpinus.1, whole genome shotgun sequence genome, the window agggatttGGGCATTTGTTTTTTGGTGTTTTtcacagtcagtagaaaggcctcttttagtgtcctaagttttcataactgtgacattaattgcctatcgtctgtaagctgttagtgtcttaacgaccgttccacaggtgcatgttcattaattgtttatggttcattgaacaagcatgggaaacagtgtttaaaccctttacaatgaagatctgtgaagttatttgaatttttacgaattatctttgaaagacagggtcctgaaaaagggacatttctttttttgctgagtttatatacagtgcattcataaagtattcaaatagatttttggtcactggcctacacacaacaccccataatgtcaaagtggaatgatgttaatttgtaaaaaaataaaaaaaataaaaaataacaagaaatgaaaagctgaaatgtcttgagtcaataagtattcaacccctttgttatgatatgcctaaataagttcaggtgtaagaatttgcttaacaagtcacatggactaactctgtgtggaataatagtgtttaacatacctcgcaaagaagggtgtctattggtagatgagtaaaaaaataaagcaaacatccgtttgagcatagtgaagttattaattacactttggatggtgtatcaatacacccagtcactacaaaagatacaggtgtccttctgaactcagttgccggagaggaagaaaactgctcagggaattcaccatgaggccaatgttgactttaaaataattccagagtttaatggttgtcaACATAGTATTGCGGAGTAACTACAAACATAATTgatagagtgaaaaggaagcttcaacagaataaaaatattccaaaacatgcatccggtTTGcatcaaggcactaaagtaatactacaaaaaatgtgaaaaagcaattcactttttgtcctgaatacaaagtgttatgtttaagtctatgctaggtaaaattctgccttatctcagctcactggtcacaataacacccacccgtagcacgtgctccagcaggtatatcgcactggtcacccccaaagccaacacctcctttggccccctttccttccagttctctgctgccaatgactggaacgaattgcaaaaatcgctgaagctggagacttatatttccctcactaactttaaacatcagctaactgatcgctgcagctgtacgtagcccatctgtaaatagcccacccaatctacctacctcatccccatactgtttttatttacttttctgctcttttgcacaccagtatttctacttacacatcatcatctgctcatctatcactccagtgttaatttgctaaattataattacttcgctactatggcctatttattgccttaccacctcacgccatttgcacacactgtatatagactttattttgtttctattgtgttattgactgtacgcttgttgattccatgtgtaactctgtgttgttgtgtcgcactgctttgctttatcttggccaggtcgcagttgtaaatgagaacttgttctcaactagcttacctggttaaaataaaggtgaaatttaaaatttaaaaaatacgggaaaatgttgcacaatccaggtgtggaaagctcttagagacttacccagaaagactcacagctgtaatcgctgccaaaggtgattctaacatactgactcagggggttgaatacttatttaatcaAGATACTGTATATTAGTTTATTTTTCAAACCTTTACAAATGTTAaattgtgtagatcgttgacaaaaaaaaccatccattttaatcccactttgtaacgcaacaaaatgtggaaaaagtcaaggggtgtgaatactttctgaaggcagtaTTTTATTAAATCATTTAAAAACACACTAACATATGATGTAATTCACAGTATACAGTAAAATAAAGGCCATTACAACTTAGTCAAATCAAACATAAATCTTACACAGCTGTCTTGCCATGCCATTCTTTGTCAAACTGATTTTCACCAAGATTAGGATAATAAATTCAAAAGCTACAATTGAAGAATTTCCATaaatcttaaatatattttgaataaTTCTGTTCTTATGGTTTTATACTATAAAAACAACCAGTAGAGAATGACATGTCAAAAATATGGACAGGTGTAGTCTCATCAGAAGTCCTTGTGCTCCTTTTATATAGGTCTAtggtgctcctcctcctcctcctgactcATGGCACTCGGACAGCCCTGGTCATGTCACCTAGTGTGGAGTGATGAGCAGTAGCTCTGGAGGCCTACTGAGAATGGCCTGTCCCAGACCCTGTCCTGTGGCCGTGCTGCTTTGGAGGAGAACACTCTCTATCCTGTGGATCCTGGCAGCGTGGAGGATCATCACAGGCTTCTGCTCTGCCAGCTCAGATGACAGCCTGCCAATACGCTCCTCCAGCTGTAAATGACGACAACACAAAGAGCATGAAATTAATCTGGAATGACCACAAAATAACAGGAAAAATTGTTGCATGATATGGCATGGTTATTATGTGCTTGACCTGTTGTAACTTTTGAATGTTCTTGTTTTCATAGCTGAAGATTTATGGCTCAAATGAAATGATACCTCCAGAGGAATGCGTGCTAAATCAAAGTCATCCATTTAGTTAAGTGGATAGGAAACACATGAAAAAAATATTGCTTCTTGTTTTCTTCAAGGACTGGTGAACAGCCGGTAAAACGTCAATTGTTTTTGTTTATAAATCGTTATTTGCTCTGCCATtgtggtcgtcactagttaccacagccacaaagtcatgaaCCCAGCATACTTCTAAAATgtctcttcttaaaatgtgattttaaacctaaccttaacaccATTGCTAACCATAtgactaaccttaaattaagaccaaaaagctaatttttgtttttatgaatttatacaatatagccaattttgacattgtggctgtggtaactagtggaaaccttGTGGCCCttgcatatactgtaccaatGACCACAGCGTCTTCCCTTCAAGTCTTACCTGCTCCAACTCTTTGCGGATAGTGTTACTCTCCTCAGTTTCTCCCTCACTTCCACTCGTCTGCAGCCAGCTTCTCAACACTTCTTCAAGTCTTCGCCacgacctacacacacacacacacacacacacttaaatccACCAGAATGTATAAATGAGATCTATCAGAAATGTTCATCACAGAGCTGTGAGTCCTTACTGAAGTAGCTTGCGGTCCTGTTGGAAGCGCAGCATGTCCAGACGGATGTTGAGCAGCTCTCTGGTCCAGGCTAAAGTGGGATCCACATTCTCCTCCTCAGTTAACACATCTTCTCCATCAGACTCTGGCTGTTGATGTAAGGTGGAGAACTCATTGGGGGGCAGTAGTGAGGTGTCACTTTCCCATGAGCCACTAGGCTGCCTCACCTAAAAAACAGATATTCTATAAAGAAATCTCATTGAAAACACAGTAAAATGACTTTACATGTGTTTTTGGAATATAGTAACTTACCTTAGTTTGAGTGTGGGTGGCCATGAATGAGGAAGGGGGCAGGAGTAAGTCCTGGCCTAGTGATTCATGATGTGGGGCCGTTGGGAAACTGAGATGGGGAGCTGGGTGTGCCCGTATgggagagatggggatggaggctGCAGCAGGGTAAAGGTTCGCTGTCACTGGGACCTTGGTTTGATGTGGAAGAGGACTGGGTCTTTGATGTAGAGGAGCTGTAGGTGGGAGCACCTCTTTGACCGGGGAGTCAAGCAGATCTCTAGGCCGCCGTGGCTGCAGTCTAGAAGCACGCACCGCCACCCTGCACACAGTTATAGAGCTGCTGTAAGACTGAGCATAAGAGACATAGTTTCCCAGGCACACATTAAGCCTTGTTCTGGACAAAAAAAGTTATTTGTATGGGGATTCTCTATTGAGCAttatttttagtccaggactctTAATTGGTATCTGGAAAACCCTCCCATAATGTTTAGGGCCTGATGTTTGCATAGTAACTGTGCCCACTTACAGGTGGTTGAGGATGTCGTCTCCTGCTCTCTGCCCCACTATGCCACTCTGGGTATGTGTACGGCTGTGGGTGCGGCACTCTGGGTCAGGGCTGGGTAAACAGAAGGTCACACTCTTCTTGGGGGGCACTGCTGTCGCTCTAGGCGGTCTCGCCCTGTGTGGTCCACTCAGGGCCCGCTGTTTCCACTGCATGGCACAACGCAGCACCACCCTTTGGAGACGCCGCAAGCTCTGTAGATCACAGACAAGACGGACTTGATCCAgttccacacagagacacacagacattcaggcaggcaggcagacatacTATCAGATAATCAAACACAGcaagtgctcacacacacacctgctcctgGCTGTGCAGTGCTATGTTGGTGCTGAAGCTGCCCATGTGAGCGGCGTGTGTGAGGACGTGTGCCACTCCTTCCCTCAGCAGCTGATCTCTATAGAACTGGGAAGCCTGGGCCAGCCTTTCCTGCTTTCTGTCCTGCTCTGTGACCCACAGCCTCCAGGCCTCCAGCACCTGGATCAGAACACACCAAGGGATCAGACGTCTCATTCAGTATGTCTGATGAGTCTTCACTCTTCTATGTTTCCACTATTCACCGGGGGGCGTCTCATTCATTATGTCTATAGAGTCTACTGTATGTTTTCACTTCCATTTCCTTTATTCTAGCTGTGGCCTGGATATCATCAATGAGAACTTTACACGCGCCAGCCTGGTCACAGATCTGATTGTGCAGTCTTGCGAACTCCAATGGtcattggcaagacagcacaaaaagATCGGGACCCAGGCTATACATCCACAGGGTCAACAGTAGTCATGCAGGAGACAGAATTCCTCCactacagacaaacagagagagagggataatatCTCCTGTGTTTTAAGTTGGGCTGAAAGCCAGCTGCCAGTGAAGTATGTGTGTCCAGGTATTACCTTGGCCTGGAGACTGAGGGACCAATGCCAGAGGGCCAGTTCTGTCTGCTCAGCCTCTCTCCTTCTGTGCTGCAGCTGTGCAGGCCAGGACCAGAGGAGAACAGCACACTTAGATAACAACCAGGAGTTCACCAAGACAATCAGAGGCTTACAGACTTACCATTGAAAGTTTATATAATAATCTGGCCTTTCTTTAAGACAGTAAACATcagaaaatatttttttccaATTCCATCAATGTATTTAAAAGTGACTTGAACAAAAGTTCACGCAAATCTTGTCAAGGAGGCCTTTAATATTTGAAATAAGCATGTTAAAACAGGAATTCATGTTAAAACAGCAATAAGTTCACCACAATTTTCCAGTGTGCAAAGAAGAGCTGGCATGTCTTCTGTCTCAGCAGCAAGTGGCCTCTCCCTTTCATCACCTAGAGAAGGACCAcataaacaacacaatactaacaCAAACCTACCTAGGATCAGAAAGTATCAAATAGCACACTGCAGACTCACAGGACCAAATGCAGTATCCATCTACCTTGTAGCTCTGCTGATGCTGCTGGTACATAGTCCATGATCTGAATGTTCTGCAGAGAAGAGAGTGGTGGTGGAGCCTTATGGCTTTCTCCATGCCTATACTGTCCTCCACAACCTCTCTGCTTCGCTCCCTCCATCTCCTGAAAGTCGCCTCCTGCCGCACTGAGACATAAAAAATGATGGCAATAGACTTGACATGTCAATGGAGGCTTTATTCAATGTGCTGGGAGAATGATCTAACAGAAAATAGCATTGAATAATGAACAATTTGTCTCCAGCTGCTTCACTAAGAATTGGAGCCATGGTAAAGTATTTCTCTACCTTTATCCATGTGAGTCTGAGCCTTGctcactgcctctctctgctgGTGACAGTTTGACACTGCACAATATGTGGCTTTCCTCCATCCCAACAGCACCTACAGGAAaataaattaggcacatttgtggGTGAGCAGTAGTTATAGCCACGGAATCAGTCTTGGTAACATATGAAGCAGTAGATAGGTCTTACAGCAGCTCCAATACCTTAACCTGAACGCAGTGctggtagtggttctctgctGTCTTCTCTCTGCTGCTGGCTGCTGCCAACAGGGCTACATTCTCCTTCCACACACGCAGAATCCTCCTGGGAACACATAATACAAGTGTCAGTTAGAAATATTGCAAAATCAATATTACAAGTAAGAGATTGTGGATAAAGAGGTATATATAGAGACTGTGACTCTATTTAGGTTGATACCTGAGGAAGTGTTTCTGATGTTGACTGTAGCGCTCCTCTACATGCTCATAGACCTGCTGTCTTTGGAGGTGATGCTCCTACGGGTGATAGGCAAAGAGATTACAGCACGTACCACAGGATACACACAAACCAACAAAGCGGAGCCCATTCCGTGTGCACCAAGCAGGTCAGAAGATGCATGATGACCAAATTAAATGTTGCTGTGCCAGTTTACAAAGCACACCAATATAAGTGTAGACTTGTGTCATTTATTACAGTTAATGTGAGGTCTGCTGTACCTTCCAGGCCTGTAAAGTGTGTTTGAGAAGTCTGTGTTCATAGTAACTGTCCATCTGATCCAGCCTGctgttcttctctgttctgtgCTGGACATACTGacacatcagacagacagacagacagacagagacagacagacagacacaatgtGGGATAATTACTCTGGACAAACCAAACATTACAGCATGGCTAATGGTAGATTATGTATGGCAAGATGCTGTACCTCACTCCAGCCACTCAGGGCGTGTCTCACACAACGCACATCACCATGTCGACCTGCCTGCTCCTCTCGTTTTCGCCTTATGAGAAACATACGAAAAAACACAAATAtacaaaccaaacacacatatacatgaAGGACTAAGGCAAAATCTCAAAGGGTCTTCAATTGTCAATCAAATCCAGTTAAGAATAATCTCCTGTTAAGAAAGCTCATAATCTGTAATAGTTAGGACTGAAAACATCCTATATCATGTATACCGTATATGTCGTAGTACCTTTTAATGTGTATATCAAACAATATTTCTGTCATGTAATACTGTGTATAAAAGTACCATGCATGTAAAATATATGAATaatgtatatgtaaaaaaaaaatagctgtaaaaaaaaaaaaaacttttaaaaaaGGACCTTTGTCCtccagagaggggggtgggggatgGGCCCGCAAAAAAAATGAAGAATAACCTCACACTTGCCTACTTCTTTCTGAACAGGTTGGTCCCAAACAGTCAGCGTCAGGTCATTAAAGTAAAATACAATCAAAGTTGTAAGATATCATCGTGATCCTCGCTGATATTTCAGTGAACTGCCGGTGGTATAGTACCTGTCCCGGATCACAGTGACATTGTCCTTCCACTGGCTGAGTGTGTTGTGGACTAGAGTACGGCGGTACAGTGTGTCAGaggctctctgtttctccctctcctcctgttgtTGCCTCGCCCTCCGCTGCCAGTGGTCCCAGGCTCTCATCAAACACGACCTCTCCTCATGCAGCAAGGCCTAAAAGGCAAGACAGGTGGGCCCTCTTCGGCTATTTGTCTGTACCATGACGGTGTGTTGTATGTATATCTTTGAGtggtatgtttgtgtgcatgtattGTGACTGTGTATTTTACCATCCTCTCAGCCAGTCTctgctccttcctctcctctgaacgTCCCCACCAGGTATAGAAGGCCCAAGTGTACTGATGCTGCCTACAGAGGGTTAGAGTGGgtcacacactaacacaaacgTCATGCTCACAAATCTAACTGTATGTTGTtcataattataaactgggtggttcgagccctgaatgctgattgggtgacagccatggtatatcagaccgtataccacgggtatgacaaaacatttatttttactgctctaattacattggtaaccagtttataatagcaataaggcaccttgggggtgtGGTACtccaggcactccgctttgcATCGTGCGTTAGGACAGCCCttacccgtggtatattggccatataccccctcgggccttattgcttaaatgtaGCCCAGGGGCCTTAGTCACATTGGGGGGAATTCAGACCTGAGTTAAACTTAATTCTCTCTACAGGTATTCTgaccttagaaagcgctgtccattttgttgtgttaggctttgaaacaacatccacaacaaccacgtTTTACACTGTTTCAGcctgctgttgaacttctttcttcaatttgatcatcacagtgaggtgagttttaaaagtacTATAGGCCTACTGTTCTGATGTGATTTCCAAAGGCATTtgtattgatgtcagagtggttagagggacaatagagcccaaggtcccaggccattaggacctgatggagggacaatagagccctgagtatcaGGCCATTAGGACCCGATGACGGGACAAtaaagccctgagtaccaggccattaggacctgatggagggacaatagagcccttagtaccaggccattaggacctgatgacgggacaatagagccctgagtaccaggccattaggacctgatggagggacaataaagccctgagtaccaggccattaggacctaatggagggacaatagagccctgagtaccaggccattaggaccccGTGGTAGTTAGCAAGTATGctaccaaagcatgtccagagtgcattaaaggagattaccgtgacacagcggtcacatggaattttactgtggccatgactcatgactgcctgtgtggtggtaatatggtcaccgcaacagccctaggtcTAGCGAACCTgtcggttccaagtggaaaaacaTCTAGGCCTACATTCCTTTTTCAGATAGAAATAacagcattctccatgcactgtcatTTATTAATTAATAAGAGCTATTGATACTTAGGTGCCCATAGAATATGTATGCCTATTttcacaattctatatgtattgtgatttgaTACTGCGATTTTATTGCGAGTTGAtgctccaaacatattgctctgTATGTTTGCTGCAGAGGCACAAGAGAGAGCATAAAAAATAGTTTTTATCAGTCATGGGAATAAaggtgctgaaaacatgttggctcaatatttaaaaagaaaatggagaacaagctataggatggaAAATACCAGAGTTTTGGAGCTGGTACAGCTGATTAGCGCTAGCTACAGCAACCACCAACAAAAAAATTAATATATATCAAGATATGTAACTGTTTAAATGTTTTCCCCCATcactattgataagagctaggtaaatgagtaatatGTTTGGGGAGGGGACTGTACATAAAAATAGCAATTGTTTGAGGATTTTTCCTTCTGATTGCTGGAGactaatgtgaaaccagtcatggAAGCAAACTGAAAAGCATAATAACATGACAGGCATTTCCGCCCCtttcccacagtgaagtataaaaTGCTGTGACTTTATGCATAATTTCAATAGTATGGCCTAAGCATTGCACAATGACAGTCGCACTCTCTAATGTTTTAATTATATGCCTCAACTTTCTGTTTCCTACTattctatcatgttaaatattagccactatcagtaTTGACCGGCAGTTGGCCACACATATTCAAATGCCGATTTActgttcccttcagttggtacaGTTCGTATCATTCCATTACATTGTTTCATTTACCTTATTTGCTTCCTCTGTAAACACTGCCACGTCCGTGTGGTTGTTGCTGAAGAACACTAATAATATTTGATCAtatttaaagtaaaaaaaatgttGGCTAATTAAATCATTATGGAGCACAGCCCAAGCCATAACAGTTTGAACCTGACGCATGGTGCAATGCTTGGCCGTGTCATCACACAGTTCCATGGTCAGCGCGGGCAACAGGCCAGGGTATACTACTACTGTACACTGTTCTCCCTATTATAATTCTATGTACATTCATCTTCCAACATTACCATGGGTTGAAGAACTGAATGTGGCGTTTTTATATTTTGTGCCTGAAGGCTCTCCAAACCCTATTTTTCCATTAAGTAGCCTAGGGTCCATAAAAACTTCCTTAATCATAGATATTGTGTTCTAAAACTGAGATAAATATGCATATGTTCTAATAACTATCTTTCATCTCCATTCTGAACGCATTCTAATGTTGTGCCAATCAAATTCAAATGAAAGTTACCAGTATAAAAAGGGATTGCTTTAGAGAAATGAACAGAAAAACCAATTGAAGAAACACTCCTGATCAAATTGGTATGCCACCCAGTGTGAGTTTTCTAGGGTTGATTTAAATGTATTCAATGCGTGCAAGAGAGCAACAACAAAACGCGTAAAAACGGCATACATTTCCTAAGTCTAAATCGGCCACAAAGCATCTTACAgtagtagtgctgatctaggatcagacaagtgacacctgatcctagatcatcactAGGTCAGAAACAGGATGGAACTCACTGATTATGGAGTTGTGCCAGCTCTGTCCTCTCCCTATGCTGTCTCCTCTGGCAGGTAAACTCAACCCATGAGTCAAGACACTGTGGAAAGATGTGGTCAGCAAACCAGGCCTCAGCACGACGCTCCAGCCCCTAAAACCACACACAGTCCACACAATGCCAATGAGTGGAATGTAagagggtgtatgtgtgtgtgcacatgtgtacgGGTGGGTGTACCTGCATGTGTCTGTGTTCAACAAGCTGCTCTCTCCAGTGGCGCAAGCAATTGCTCTGCAGTGAAGTGCTGTCAAAAGATGGCATTAATGAGATCAGAAAAACATGTATCATAGAAATAGCATTACTAATATGAGAAAGTGTATCATCAAttcataactgtgtgtgtgtgtgtgtgtgtgtgtgtgtgtgtgtgtgtgtgtgtgtgtatctatgtatgtgtgtgtgtgtgatgtatgtgtatgtatgtatatgtgtgtgtacctgtagtggGTCAGTGCCATCTGCATCTGCATCTGAAGTCCCTGATCTTCAGCTTCCTCAAGACGTTGCTGCCAGAGTCTCCAATATCTGCATGTTAcctacagaaaacacacacagaaatgttGTTTGAAAAACATGAATTGGGTGTCATACTTACTCTGTACTGTTAGAACAATTGTAATGATACTAATGCTGGGTGACTTCATGGATATTAGCTACAGTATAATAACAGTTACAGTGTGATGATGATGCTGGACAGCGATGTTCTTGTTGAGACGATAAGTTTTGCTCCGAGTGACATTGAGGGTCAGACTTCTCAATCCAGTGTGCTGTAGTAGACAGACCAAGTTGGAGTGAGAGAATTAAGGAATACTCTatggcagtggttcccaactccagttcTCAAGTACACCCAACAGTACATATTTTTATTGTAGCCCCGGACATGCAcatctgattcaacttgtcaactaatcatcaagccctcaatgagttgaatgaggtgtgtttgttcAGGGCTACAATGAAACGGTGTACTGTTGggagtactggaggaccagggttgggaaacactgctctatgGTACAGTAACCAGTCTCTATGGATGTCCATAAACATTCATCAGATCAGTGCTCCTCCATCTTACCAGTAGATGGCGGTGTTGGTGTTGACTTGCAGCCTGGTCTCTTTCAGACTCCTGCATGCACATCCTCCTGTCTGCACAGGAGCTCAGGAAATGTTCAAATAAATTCAGAGAAGTATGATGTTGCAGTAGATGAGAAAAGTCGAGAATTGCCTTATGCTGTTCTTGCAGTAGTGTGTGACTCCACACCAGGCCCTGGTGTTTtacaatgagtgtgtgtgtagtaggaTACATTGTCTCCAGCGCTCCAGTGCCCTGCGCTGTGTGCTGCGTTGTGCCAGTCTATAAGAAGCCTGCCCTctgtccacctctctctgtctgcgctGTAGTCCACTTTTCCACACAAACCAATACCTCCTGACCAACTGGAGTTGCCAGGCTCGCACCGCAACATCTGAAACACAGGAGGTAAACAATTATATAAGAATAATGACAACAGAAGTAGTGTTTTTCACTGGAAGTTCTCGAAGATTTGAGAGTTTGGTGTTTGTTTTTGAGACCATCTAAAATGATCAAAATTTGTCAATATACGGTATGTTTCTGAAAAAGTGTGAGTTTAATCCTAGACCATGAATGTCCTATGATTGTGACAGAAGACCAACAGCACATATGATAAAGAGATTAATAGAAGATGGGACCTTGTGGTTTCCTCTTAGTTTGGCGGAGGTGAACATAGCTGATCCAGCCACAAAGCGCCTTTCTTTGCATCCCATGAATGTAGTGCAGTGAAGACTtggactccctctctctccaactaCAGGCAAGCATGTACACTTCTCTCCACTGAAGCCATGCCTAAGACACAACAAACATACATGTTCAAATCCTTAAGAGTCTGTTGACGCACCCATGCGGCAATCTAAGTAATTTAATtgaaaaaatccccatcaaaatccgtcagtttaaactagagatgtacgtttttttgcatgggctgcatctcaatccactgcatccgcctctgtcggccttccgcatctgtgttggaaggtggccgagctacagcggtgattgtcagaccatgagacatcctgaaaatcggtcttctcacaaaaatagTTTGGCCTAGAAACTATttggaccactctatggaaagcgGAGACTAACAATGGcgttctccattttgctctacgacctccacgtgacttgtctgaaggtaagccatacaaattaatggaagtatggagatttgagtttgtgccaacaaaaataaaggGTTAAATATGTGCCAAAAAAATGAATATTGCCTTAGCTTTCTTATATGGCCTAGATATAGGAcggacacttcaaaaccttgtttcttattATTAAATTTTTTACTGTCTTTGCCATttttgaatgtgttattcaatgcgtttctatgggttaTAGTTATAAAGGCCAAATttgatattttatcaaataatttaACATATTCTTttaatacctaaaggggtcctaaaattccaaatgaaatagctaaatgatccatggtatgaccatcttaaaacaattcccccCCACCCCGGCTTAAATGTTAGTCCAATAAAATGTAACATTTTAATTCACCAACACCTGGGGAATGGTACAGATATGTGTGGGATGTATAAGATGTGCTCTACTCACTCTGCCCTGTAGCATCAGAGCCCAGTGCTGCAGTGCTTGGTCCTCCATAACACAGGCATCATATCTCCTCTGCAGCCCAGTCTGCCACACAGTCCACATCCAACTGTATTGGGGGGAACACACATAAGCATTAACACAGGCTGACCCCTCCCCTTTCACTTACATTTAATCAAATGGTCAATCATATATAAATCCGTCACGCAATGACTGTGTATGCCGGAAGTTCACTAACCTCCGAGTGACTTAGTCAGTGTATTGTTCCTGATTCAAAGTAatccaaaaataaataaacaaaatagcaTTTATCAGTCATAATGCCTCACCGTAGAGCTGTGAGTTTCCGGAACTGAAGAGCAGATTCTTGCATCCTGTGTTTCATCCTCCTCATCTCGATGTATACTTCCCAGCTGTCCCAGGCCACACGCTGACACCACCTCTCAGCTGGCATACAGGAGAAACTCTAATTACTGCTGTGACTCATAACATGCCCTGCCAGCCACTACTGCTGGGGTCTATCATTTTCCAGAGGGAGACATTCACCTAGATTAATACCAAAACCACACAAGCCAGTCCATACCAAAACATGTTGCTTTTTGgaatatcctcctctcctccttctgtaAAGACACAAACCTCTGCCAGCCATGGAACACCTGGTTATACAGATAATACCTACAACACAGGAAAGACAGCATCATCAGTTTCCACATTGGCCAAACTATTGTT encodes:
- the sfi1 gene encoding protein SFI1 homolog isoform X4; protein product: MTSRGRGTQKSNITGAKITSRNVISCYKVGYTWNRGGRLKELRIRSHHRRVVLQRAQGGWKNEWWTARREWSLTVRAECHYRYYLYNQVFHGWQRFVSLQKEERRIFQKATCFAERWCQRVAWDSWEVYIEMRRMKHRMQESALQFRKLTALRWMWTVWQTGLQRRYDACVMEDQALQHWALMLQGRAWLQWREVYMLACSWRERESKSSLHYIHGMQRKALCGWISYVHLRQTKRKPQDVAVRAWQLQLVRRYWFVWKSGLQRRQREVDRGQASYRLAQRSTQRRALERWRQYRRMCMQESERDQAASQHQHRHLLHTGLRSLTLNVTRSKTYRLNKNIAVQHHHHTVTCRYWRLWQQRLEEAEDQGLQMQMQMALTHYSTSLQSNCLRHWREQLVEHRHMQGLERRAEAWFADHIFPQCLDSWVEFTCQRRQHRERTELAQLHNQQHQYTWAFYTWWGRSEERKEQRLAERMALLHEERSCLMRAWDHWQRRARQQQEEREKQRASDTLYRRTLVHNTLSQWKDNVTVIRDRRKREEQAGRHGDVRCVRHALSGWSEYVQHRTEKNSRLDQMDSYYEHRLLKHTLQAWKEHHLQRQQVYEHVEERYSQHQKHFLRRILRVWKENVALLAAASSREKTAENHYQHCVQVKVLLGWRKATYCAVSNCHQQREAVSKAQTHMDKVRQEATFRRWRERSREVVEDSIGMEKAIRLHHHSLLCRTFRSWTMYQQHQQSYKVMKGRGHLLLRQKTCQLFFAHWKIVLQHRRREAEQTELALWHWSLSLQAKVLEAWRLWVTEQDRKQERLAQASQFYRDQLLREGVAHVLTHAAHMGSFSTNIALHSQEQSLRRLQRVVLRCAMQWKQRALSGPHRARPPRATAVPPKKSVTFCLPSPDPECRTHSRTHTQSGIVGQRAGDDILNHLVAVRASRLQPRRPRDLLDSPVKEVLPPTAPLHQRPSPLPHQTKVPVTANLYPAAASIPISPIRAHPAPHLSFPTAPHHESLGQDLLLPPSSFMATHTQTKVRQPSGSWESDTSLLPPNEFSTLHQQPESDGEDVLTEEENVDPTLAWTRELLNIRLDMLRFQQDRKLLQSWRRLEEVLRSWLQTSGSEGETEESNTIRKELEQLEERIGRLSSELAEQKPVMILHAARIHRIESVLLQSSTATGQGLGQAILSRPPELLLITPH